The proteins below are encoded in one region of Hordeum vulgare subsp. vulgare chromosome 3H, MorexV3_pseudomolecules_assembly, whole genome shotgun sequence:
- the LOC123439958 gene encoding uncharacterized protein LOC123439958, translating to MHRSSSYYLSSSSSSSSSMGAASVTGGPSGNAGLDADHLPTYDPHSDTAKKEALDACRANLAHTLVHLVPIVVLLSGLLLWSLSTTPVHPTEVGVILLKKERLMALKSGLEHSSNGPGMVVAMENLDPAGNTVGKRIKKDGLKK from the exons ATGCATCGTTCGTCGAGCTACTACCTGTCATCCTcttcatcttcgtcgtcatcgatggGGGCGGCGTCGGTGACCGGTGGCCCAAGCGGGAATGCAGGGCTGGACGCTGACCATCTGCCGACGTACGACCCGCACTCGGACACAGCCAAGAAAGAGGCCCTCGACGCCTGCCGCGCCAACCTTGCCCACACACTCGTCCACCTCGTCCCCATCGTGGTCCTCCTCTCCGGGCTTCTCCTCTGGTCGCTCTCCACCACCCCCGTTCACCCCACCG AGGTGGGCGTAATTTTGCTAAAGAAGGAAAGACTAATGGCGCTGAAGAGTGGGCTCGAGCACAGCTCGAACGGCCCCGGTATGGTGGTTGCGATGGAGAATCTGGATCCAGCGGGCAACACTGTTGGGAAAAGAATAAAGAAGGACGGACTTAAGAAATGA